GGTTTCATCCATATCTCTGTCAATATCATCTAATAATTCATTATGTACTtgtatttcattatttatattataactaatattttttaaattatggGTTGTACCCTCGAGAAAGTTTAATTGTTCATCTTGTAATTTCATtaatttgttttgttttaataaCAGTTCTTCTTTATTCAAATCGTTCAAATATGTATTCTCTTCATTTTCAAATTCGTTTAAAAGTTCCATATCCATATTTAAAGAAATctcctataaaaaaaaatatatatatataaaataataataagcacattaatatatatatatatatataaacagaaCAATTAgagtaaataataatatcatccAGCTATGTAAcacatcataataatataatttatatacatatatataatttttttttttttattatttacccCTTCATTCGTTGATGCATAATCTTCATATAAGTacctatttcttttttcaccTTTTCTAATGCAGACactttattcatatatttggtttcatttttaataaaatgcttatcattttttatataatcattatttaattgaTGTACAAGAAATTTTACACTCTGATTAAATTCTGTTATTTTACCTCTCAATATTGCTCTATTTTTagctttctttttttctttctcacTTTGTTTTAatagtttttttatttcttttcctGTTTGTAAAGCTTTCTGATAATCTTTGTCCCATaaatccatttttttttttttttttttttttttgttctaacTTATGTgtcttaaatatattatgtattaatatatatttttggtatattatattatatgtggtagtattaaatgtttatatttcaatatatcTTTTGATAAGATTATTTCATCAACGTTCCTCTATAACAATAAAAACAAGAAATAACAGTATAGTctctatattaaataaagtaCATCCTTCTAATTGAttgttatattaatatttttttttttttttttttttttttttttttaggggGAAGAGAAATTCTTCCGTTAtttatctaatatatatttatatgtatgaaaatttgtgatttatttaaaaaaaaaaaaaaaaaaaatacaattgATTAATCagttacaatatatatatgttttaaattaaatataagagAGAActttattcattatatatgaaattataaatataacattatattgtatattaaataaacaaatataaatatatatataatatatatataataatacatataatattatatactggCCATATAAATGTTGTAAACTTTTTACAAATTTGTTTTTGCTTTCTTGAAAAGGTCTCGGAAAGAttctacaaaaaataaaatatagatatgcaaagtatatatatatataatatatattatttatattataattcaaaaaaagaaaaataaaaacttaaaaaaaaaatatatatatatattatatataagtcgtataaaaataatattaattaaatattatgtaataataaaaaaataaaaaattttaagtctattaaaatattaaatatataaataaatttattgtataaatatataaatatatatataatatatattttttttttattttatttattaattcaatttttttaaacaaatttattttggattaaattaaaatttttaactttttgtttattttgttttttaaatttcatgtttaaaaaaaaaaaaaaaaaattacgaATGTGGTGAGtcgtaaatatattaatttcatttcatcattttttattgacCATACAAAAttggtattatatatataataaatatatatatatatattatatatataataaagaataatattttttttatacatgcTTAAAAATAGGGGGAAAAAAGGAACTCccttcataatatatatatgtatatataatacttaaataatattacgcatatttcaaatatattcaaattgTGGAGGgaattcttatatatatatatatatatttatatatatgtacttaTAATTTTACCTTTTAGTGCTTAGAAATTTTatagatatacatatattttatttgaaatttataagaaaaaaaaatatacctaATTTTTTTCCTCCTTGTTATAAATTGtgttaattaaatatatatctttatgtGTGTTAAATATTaggtttatataatttattaatttgatatattattttaatataatttgaaggtcaaaaaaagaaaaataagaaataaaatataataaagtgtttaaatataattttatttttttggacaaccataaataaatataacaatatatatgagtaattattatatatatatatatatatatatatatatatataattcaattGTTATAATTAATCAGACCAGCAAATTATCATAAATTATatctataaaatattttatatatttcccttccaacctttttttttttatttttttatttttttatttttttatttttttatttatttttatttttatatttttattttattttttggaaGACTTGAAAACATATTTTCttaatacttttatatatcaaccaattaataataaaaagaacctataaaaatgaacaaaaataaatataaaagtaaaaagaGATTGCCTAAAGGTAGTAAAAGATACGTACCAACACAAGAAGAAGTTGAAAGAAGGAATGCAGAAATTAAtaggaaaaaatatgaagatgATTCAGATGAATCAGAA
The Plasmodium sp. gorilla clade G2 genome assembly, contig: PADLG01_00_47, whole genome shotgun sequence DNA segment above includes these coding regions:
- a CDS encoding SNARE protein,putative; translation: MDLWDKDYQKALQTGKEIKKLLKQSEKEKKKAKNRAILRGKITEFNQSVKFLVHQLNNDYIKNDKHFIKNETKYMNKVSALEKEISLNMDMELLNEFENEENTYLNDLNKEELLLKQNKLMKLQDEQLNFLEGTTHNLKNISYNINNEIQVHNELLDDIDRDMDETNNLLDRNRNIFERVTSNTSNYFLYFLIVILTASLIFFIMIL